The Devosia sp. SD17-2 genome includes a region encoding these proteins:
- a CDS encoding efflux RND transporter permease subunit, translating into MLDFIEKILRMPRVVLTVMAVVLVAGTSAYLSMPKESFPAIDVPYLYVSINQTGVSPRDAENLLVKPAEEELANLPGLQNISSTATTGHGSVFLEFDINTDKDQALADTRAKMDAIKAKLPDDANDPTVNEIDIVGQPIISVAVYGTAPEKELVRRAEMLQDALEGIPEVREAKLSGARKEQLEVRIDLLRLEAYGLTAGQLFDALSRNNMVVPGGTLNTGQGSFNIEVPGLITTAEDVYSLPIKTDGNTVVTFGDVATITRTLADATEYTQVNGSPALILGISKKLGTNIIDVSDKVRAVTAEAAKDWPGGVSYSFFLDQAETTTSLFRSLEAAVLTAVALVLVTCIATLGLRPALMIGLSIPLSFMMAFLVAEMLGMTINMMVMFGLVIAVGVLVDDPVVVVEYAERKLQEGVSKKEAFILAVRKMFVPVLGATATTLGAFVPLLFWPGIIGKFMSYLPTIVIIVMIASLVSALIFMPVIGAVIASTHVDEKEKEKADIVMYPDKFDPKKVSGITGVYVRTMEHLLHWPLPTLAVGFGIIATIFVTYAMNPTGTEAFPASEPEYATVAVVGQGNFSPQEVRSMLIEVEQELLEVRGIQDVIMQFGTTGAFGTMPPDTIGNFQLQLVNWNNRVPAEKIFGDIRQRVSQFAGLDIQVIAAENGPPAGKDINLRVESSNYDDLVPTVTAIRDHLASWPEVVDLEDGRPSPGIDWQITVDRPEAGKYGIGVRELVPYVQLITSGVKLGTYRDAETGDELDIRVRLPQEERTFDALDSMRIATAQGMIPVSNFIDRTPVPKVANIQRRNQVYAMNVAAGLTNLPDGVYAADKVQELQSWISAQNFPDRVSVAFGGAEEQMGDANAFIVQAFGMAMALIFFILLLEYNSFYQVMVTLSTVIMSVAGVLLGMLATGMSFSAIMTGLGIVALAGIVVKNGIVLIDTYNDYNRHQAVEPVKAMLLTVSQRVRPVLLTAFLTALGVIPMWANIEFDFIRREIVIGGLAGSWFIHLSAALVSGLFFSTALTLVMVPVMVTAPSVMWKQIKGVGAWLSSIGHSIASPFRPKAAVAAPAGFDGMAVEIPDDVDGAKRFIVSKDAGLVEHDTNGVTIVSRRDAAE; encoded by the coding sequence ATGCTCGACTTCATCGAGAAAATCCTGAGAATGCCGCGCGTGGTGCTCACGGTCATGGCCGTGGTGCTGGTGGCGGGCACGAGCGCCTATCTCTCCATGCCCAAGGAGAGCTTTCCGGCCATCGACGTTCCCTATCTCTACGTCTCGATAAACCAGACGGGCGTGTCGCCGCGCGACGCGGAGAACCTCCTCGTCAAGCCGGCTGAAGAAGAGTTGGCCAATCTGCCGGGGCTGCAGAACATCAGCTCCACCGCGACCACTGGGCACGGCTCGGTGTTCCTCGAATTCGATATCAATACCGACAAGGATCAGGCGCTGGCGGATACCCGCGCCAAGATGGATGCCATCAAGGCCAAGCTGCCCGATGACGCCAATGATCCGACCGTCAATGAAATCGACATTGTCGGCCAGCCGATCATTTCCGTGGCCGTCTATGGCACGGCGCCGGAAAAGGAACTGGTGCGCCGGGCCGAGATGCTGCAGGACGCGCTCGAGGGCATTCCCGAGGTGCGCGAAGCCAAGCTTTCGGGCGCCCGCAAGGAGCAGCTCGAAGTGCGGATCGACCTCTTGCGGCTCGAAGCCTATGGGCTGACCGCCGGGCAGCTGTTCGACGCGCTCAGCCGCAACAACATGGTGGTCCCGGGCGGTACGCTCAACACCGGACAGGGCTCGTTCAACATTGAAGTACCGGGGCTGATCACCACGGCCGAGGACGTCTACAGCCTGCCGATCAAGACCGACGGAAATACCGTTGTGACCTTCGGCGATGTGGCGACCATTACCCGGACGCTGGCGGACGCAACCGAATATACCCAGGTCAATGGCTCGCCAGCCCTGATCCTTGGCATTTCCAAGAAGCTGGGCACCAATATCATCGATGTGTCGGACAAGGTCCGCGCAGTGACGGCGGAGGCCGCCAAGGACTGGCCAGGCGGGGTGAGCTACAGCTTCTTCCTCGACCAGGCCGAGACCACGACAAGCCTCTTCCGTTCGCTTGAGGCGGCAGTGCTGACCGCTGTGGCGCTGGTGCTGGTCACCTGTATCGCCACCCTTGGCCTGCGCCCTGCCCTGATGATCGGGCTCTCCATCCCGCTGTCGTTCATGATGGCGTTCCTCGTGGCCGAAATGCTGGGCATGACCATCAACATGATGGTGATGTTCGGGCTCGTGATCGCAGTGGGGGTGCTGGTGGACGACCCCGTTGTGGTGGTCGAATATGCCGAGCGAAAGCTGCAGGAGGGCGTTTCCAAGAAGGAGGCGTTTATCCTGGCGGTGCGGAAAATGTTCGTGCCGGTGCTGGGTGCGACGGCGACGACGCTGGGCGCCTTCGTGCCGCTGCTGTTCTGGCCGGGCATCATCGGCAAGTTCATGAGCTATCTGCCGACGATTGTGATCATCGTCATGATCGCCTCGCTGGTTTCGGCCCTGATCTTCATGCCGGTGATCGGCGCGGTGATCGCCTCGACCCATGTGGACGAGAAGGAAAAGGAAAAAGCCGACATCGTCATGTATCCCGATAAGTTCGACCCCAAAAAGGTCAGCGGGATCACCGGCGTCTATGTGCGCACGATGGAGCATCTGCTGCATTGGCCATTGCCGACGCTGGCGGTGGGGTTCGGGATTATCGCCACGATTTTCGTGACCTATGCGATGAACCCGACGGGCACCGAGGCGTTTCCGGCGTCGGAGCCGGAATATGCGACAGTGGCAGTGGTCGGACAGGGCAATTTTTCGCCCCAGGAAGTCCGCTCCATGTTGATCGAGGTCGAACAGGAGCTGCTTGAAGTCCGCGGCATCCAGGACGTGATCATGCAGTTCGGCACGACCGGCGCATTCGGCACCATGCCGCCCGATACAATCGGCAATTTCCAGCTGCAGCTGGTGAACTGGAACAATCGCGTTCCGGCCGAAAAGATTTTTGGCGATATCCGCCAGCGGGTCAGCCAGTTTGCCGGGCTCGATATTCAGGTGATCGCGGCCGAGAACGGGCCGCCGGCGGGCAAGGACATCAATCTGCGCGTCGAGAGCAGCAATTACGATGACCTCGTGCCGACCGTGACCGCCATCCGCGACCATCTGGCCAGCTGGCCGGAAGTGGTGGATCTCGAGGACGGACGCCCCTCCCCCGGTATCGACTGGCAGATCACCGTGGACCGGCCGGAAGCGGGCAAATATGGCATCGGCGTGCGCGAACTCGTGCCCTATGTGCAGCTGATCACCTCCGGCGTGAAGCTGGGAACATACCGCGATGCGGAAACCGGCGACGAGCTCGATATCCGTGTGCGCCTGCCGCAGGAAGAGCGCACATTCGACGCGCTCGACTCTATGCGGATCGCTACTGCCCAGGGCATGATCCCGGTGTCCAATTTCATCGATCGGACCCCTGTGCCCAAGGTCGCCAATATCCAGCGCCGCAACCAGGTCTATGCGATGAATGTCGCCGCAGGCCTTACCAATCTACCCGACGGCGTTTATGCCGCCGACAAGGTGCAGGAGCTGCAGAGCTGGATCAGCGCCCAGAACTTCCCGGATCGGGTGAGCGTCGCCTTTGGCGGTGCGGAAGAACAAATGGGCGACGCAAACGCCTTCATCGTCCAGGCTTTTGGCATGGCGATGGCGCTGATCTTCTTCATCCTGCTGCTTGAGTACAACAGCTTCTACCAGGTGATGGTGACCCTCTCGACGGTGATCATGTCGGTGGCGGGTGTCTTGCTCGGAATGCTGGCGACGGGAATGAGCTTCTCGGCGATCATGACCGGGCTCGGGATCGTGGCGCTGGCGGGCATTGTGGTGAAGAACGGCATCGTGCTGATCGACACCTACAATGACTACAATCGCCACCAGGCGGTGGAGCCGGTGAAGGCCATGTTGCTGACCGTGAGCCAGCGCGTGCGCCCGGTGTTGCTGACGGCGTTCCTTACGGCGCTGGGCGTGATCCCGATGTGGGCGAACATAGAGTTCGACTTCATCCGCCGCGAGATCGTCATCGGCGGGCTGGCCGGATCATGGTTCATCCATCTCTCGGCGGCGCTGGTTTCGGGGCTCTTCTTCTCTACCGCGCTGACGCTTGTGATGGTGCCGGTGATGGTGACGGCGCCGAGCGTGATGTGGAAGCAGATCAAGGGCGTCGGCGCCTGGCTCAGCAGCATTGGGCACTCCATCGCCTCGCCGTTCCGTCCGAAGGCGGCAGTCGCGGCTCCAGCCGGATTTGACGGCATGGCCGTGGAAATTCCTGACGATGTGGACGGCGCCAAGCGCTTCATCGTCTCCAAGGATGCCGGGCTGGTAGAGCATGACACCAATGGTGTCACGATTGTCAGTCGCCGGGACGCTGCCGAATAG
- a CDS encoding ABC transporter ATP-binding protein/permease, with translation MRPDTTEKKPSVSADEGSVFATVRNLWAYMWPADRPDLRLRVILAIGALLLSKVATTLIPFAYKGIIDSLDGSAPDNTLVLGLAIPIVLVIAYALGNVVDAGFQQLRDVLFASVGQNAVRKLALQTFHHMHTLSLRFHLSRRTGGLSRVIERGTKGIEAVVRFAILNIAPTIVEFIVVAVVFVWLFGLSYLGVLVVMIWGYLYFTIKASNWRITIRRQMNESDTDANGKAIDSLLNYETVKYFANEQMEAERFDRSMAGYERSAIRIWTSLGFLNFGQAVIFYAGFLAISIMAIMGVMDGTLTLGDFVLLNTFLMQVYRPLNFIGFVYRELRQGLTDIEEMFKLLDQAPEITDKPDAKPLAVTGPTLRFEDVTFHYDADRPILKGVSFEVPAGKTVAIVGPTGAGKSTISRLLYRFYDVTGGRITIDGQDLRDVTQKSLRSTIGMVPQDTVLFNDTIGYNIEYGRPGASRAEVEEAARMAQVGNFISSLPKGYDTPVGERGLKLSGGEKQRVAIARTILKAPSILILDEATSALDTKTERDIQAALDVVSRNRTSVVIAHRLSTVVNADEILVLREGQIAERGNHAALLAQEGLYAQMWSRQREATEAEEALARTQEDPDGFVKRGAPAGE, from the coding sequence ATGCGCCCTGACACCACTGAAAAGAAGCCGTCCGTTAGCGCGGACGAAGGTTCCGTATTTGCGACGGTGCGCAATCTCTGGGCCTATATGTGGCCGGCGGATCGTCCTGATCTGCGCCTGCGCGTCATCCTCGCCATTGGTGCCCTGCTGCTGAGCAAGGTCGCCACCACCCTCATTCCTTTCGCCTATAAGGGCATCATCGACAGCCTCGACGGCAGCGCGCCGGACAATACTCTGGTGCTGGGCCTCGCCATTCCCATCGTGCTGGTCATCGCCTATGCGCTGGGCAATGTCGTCGATGCCGGTTTCCAGCAATTGCGCGATGTCCTCTTCGCCAGTGTCGGCCAGAACGCCGTCCGCAAGCTGGCCCTCCAGACTTTCCACCACATGCATACGCTCTCGCTGCGCTTCCACCTCTCGCGCCGCACCGGCGGGTTGAGCCGTGTCATCGAGCGCGGCACCAAGGGCATCGAAGCGGTCGTCCGCTTCGCCATCCTCAACATTGCCCCCACCATCGTCGAATTCATCGTCGTGGCGGTGGTCTTTGTCTGGCTGTTTGGCCTGAGCTATCTCGGCGTCCTGGTGGTGATGATCTGGGGCTATCTCTATTTCACCATCAAGGCCTCCAACTGGCGCATCACCATCCGCCGCCAGATGAACGAGAGCGACACCGACGCCAACGGCAAGGCCATCGACAGCCTGCTCAACTACGAGACGGTGAAGTATTTCGCCAATGAGCAGATGGAAGCCGAGCGCTTCGATCGGTCCATGGCCGGTTATGAGCGCTCCGCCATCCGCATCTGGACGTCGCTGGGTTTCCTCAACTTCGGCCAGGCGGTCATCTTCTATGCCGGCTTCCTCGCCATCTCCATTATGGCCATCATGGGCGTCATGGATGGCACGCTGACGCTGGGCGACTTCGTCCTGCTCAACACCTTCCTCATGCAGGTCTACCGCCCGCTCAATTTCATCGGCTTCGTCTATCGCGAGCTGCGCCAGGGCCTCACCGACATCGAGGAGATGTTCAAGCTGCTCGATCAGGCCCCGGAAATCACCGACAAGCCGGATGCCAAGCCGCTGGCCGTAACCGGTCCGACCCTGCGCTTCGAGGACGTCACCTTCCACTATGACGCCGACCGTCCGATCCTCAAGGGGGTCAGCTTCGAGGTGCCCGCCGGCAAGACCGTCGCCATCGTCGGCCCCACCGGGGCAGGCAAGTCGACCATTTCGCGTCTCCTCTATCGCTTCTACGACGTCACTGGCGGCCGCATCACCATTGATGGCCAGGACCTGCGCGACGTCACCCAGAAGAGCCTGCGTTCGACCATCGGCATGGTCCCTCAGGATACGGTGCTCTTCAACGACACCATCGGCTACAACATCGAATATGGCCGCCCCGGCGCCAGCCGTGCTGAAGTCGAAGAGGCGGCCCGCATGGCTCAGGTCGGCAACTTCATCTCCTCGCTCCCCAAGGGCTATGATACGCCCGTCGGCGAGCGTGGCCTGAAACTTTCGGGCGGTGAAAAGCAGCGCGTGGCCATTGCCCGCACCATCCTCAAGGCGCCGTCGATCCTCATCCTTGACGAGGCCACTTCCGCTCTCGACACCAAGACCGAGCGCGATATCCAGGCGGCCCTCGACGTCGTATCGCGCAACCGCACCAGTGTGGTCATCGCCCACCGGCTCTCCACCGTCGTCAATGCCGATGAAATCCTCGTGCTCCGCGAAGGTCAGATCGCCGAACGCGGTAACCACGCCGCGCTCCTCGCCCAGGAAGGCCTCTACGCCCAGATGTGGAGCCGTCAGCGCGAAGCCACCGAGGCCGAAGAAGCCCTCGCCCGCACCCAGGAAGACCCCGACGGCTTCGTCAAACGCGGCGCGCCTGCTGGCGAGTAA
- a CDS encoding metalloregulator ArsR/SmtB family transcription factor, whose translation MRDDDIATIMRAMGHPVRLNILRILSAQQGNCCCGDVTESLPLAQSTVSQHIKVLLDAGLIERKPIGTRNRYVIRQDRLSEVGDAFGGLLGCLAPVPTPQETELA comes from the coding sequence ATGCGCGACGACGACATAGCGACGATCATGCGAGCCATGGGCCATCCGGTCCGGCTCAACATTCTGCGCATCCTTTCTGCGCAGCAGGGAAACTGCTGCTGTGGCGATGTCACGGAATCCCTGCCGCTCGCCCAGTCGACCGTGTCCCAGCACATTAAAGTCCTGCTCGATGCCGGGTTGATCGAGCGCAAGCCAATCGGTACGCGCAATCGCTACGTCATCCGGCAGGATCGCCTGTCTGAAGTCGGTGATGCCTTCGGGGGACTTCTGGGCTGCCTTGCGCCTGTCCCCACCCCACAGGAAACGGAACTGGCCTGA
- a CDS encoding LysM peptidoglycan-binding domain-containing protein, translating to MLTGPTVINCFSSSDGFGQCVQTRLADVGLLPRPPAPPVVADSEEAVGAVSESVVEPEVAIAEPALDVTPPEAAVAVPENLIAATFGLLRAEPDGSVVIAGSGTPGSEIEVYANGSLLGRATVETSGDWVLVPDAPLPAGPLEITLGEKGKTGQAEQSFVVVINEDKKSQPLVVASTPGQASDILQGLERPETAAVAQIAEATPTTQPEAAPASAEQPQTPAENPAVETAPAQPAEPASAEPSVTATDVPAAQPDAPTPVETAEPENAVAATEEPAAPAETTPAPEATPAATPAETPVVPANGVAVAEPVETAEVTQPEAPAEPAAAVEEPAATVPAVQTADAPADAAPATSEPAEEPQTQVAAVEQPTAPTTAETQAAAPATVPPTIDAIEIEGDRTFFAGAGPDGATVRLYVDNAFIADAQVEGGRWLVEAGSVLTKPNQRIRVDLLQRGTATVIGRAEVDFVLELPPGDEPTAVTTAEQASPQATAEAEEPVVAATTPAETPAQTSEPAASATVETLTVPPATTSETAPSATVAETPVTQPAAPEAQAVDAPASQPTSTTSTEVAQPATPAIASAETPAVAQAPAVEAEAAPAIPTMVAVSMGGADAQRFAAGKAIIRRGDNLWTIARRVYGTGMKFTTIYEANTGQIRDPDRIYPGQVFNLPTE from the coding sequence GTGCTGACCGGTCCCACGGTCATCAACTGCTTTTCCAGCAGCGACGGTTTTGGTCAGTGCGTTCAGACGCGCCTTGCCGACGTCGGCCTCTTGCCGCGCCCGCCCGCTCCACCGGTCGTCGCCGATAGCGAGGAGGCTGTCGGCGCCGTATCCGAATCGGTTGTCGAGCCGGAAGTGGCCATTGCCGAGCCTGCGCTCGACGTCACGCCGCCCGAAGCGGCGGTCGCCGTCCCTGAAAATCTCATTGCCGCAACTTTTGGCCTGCTCCGCGCCGAGCCCGATGGCTCTGTCGTCATCGCCGGCAGCGGCACGCCGGGCAGCGAGATCGAAGTCTATGCCAATGGCTCGCTCCTTGGCCGCGCCACGGTCGAAACCAGCGGTGACTGGGTGCTCGTGCCCGATGCCCCGCTGCCTGCTGGCCCGCTCGAAATCACCCTTGGTGAAAAGGGCAAGACCGGTCAGGCCGAGCAGTCCTTCGTCGTCGTCATCAACGAAGACAAGAAGAGCCAGCCGCTCGTCGTCGCCAGTACGCCGGGCCAAGCCAGCGACATCCTGCAGGGTCTCGAACGCCCCGAAACTGCGGCAGTAGCCCAGATCGCCGAGGCCACACCCACAACCCAGCCGGAAGCCGCCCCCGCCAGCGCGGAACAGCCGCAGACGCCTGCCGAAAATCCTGCCGTCGAAACCGCTCCTGCCCAACCGGCAGAACCCGCGAGCGCCGAACCGAGCGTCACCGCAACCGACGTGCCGGCCGCGCAGCCTGATGCTCCGACGCCTGTGGAGACCGCTGAACCAGAAAACGCGGTAGCAGCGACCGAAGAGCCTGCCGCTCCAGCTGAGACGACTCCCGCTCCTGAGGCTACCCCAGCCGCCACGCCGGCTGAGACACCAGTCGTGCCAGCGAACGGCGTAGCTGTGGCCGAGCCCGTCGAGACTGCGGAAGTAACCCAGCCGGAAGCTCCGGCCGAGCCGGCAGCCGCCGTGGAAGAGCCTGCGGCCACCGTTCCCGCCGTGCAGACCGCTGACGCTCCGGCAGACGCAGCGCCAGCGACCAGCGAACCGGCCGAAGAACCGCAGACCCAGGTTGCTGCCGTCGAACAGCCGACTGCGCCGACCACTGCCGAAACGCAAGCTGCGGCCCCGGCCACGGTCCCACCCACCATCGACGCCATCGAGATCGAGGGTGATCGTACCTTCTTCGCCGGTGCCGGCCCAGATGGGGCAACTGTCCGGCTCTATGTCGACAACGCCTTCATCGCCGACGCGCAGGTCGAGGGTGGGCGCTGGCTGGTGGAGGCTGGCTCGGTCCTGACCAAGCCCAATCAGCGCATCCGCGTCGACCTTCTCCAGCGTGGGACGGCTACCGTCATCGGCCGCGCCGAGGTCGATTTCGTGCTCGAGCTGCCACCCGGCGACGAGCCGACGGCCGTAACAACGGCCGAACAGGCATCCCCGCAGGCGACTGCCGAGGCTGAAGAGCCTGTCGTCGCTGCAACCACTCCGGCTGAAACACCGGCCCAGACCAGTGAACCCGCCGCCAGCGCAACAGTGGAAACGCTCACCGTGCCTCCGGCCACGACGAGCGAGACCGCACCATCTGCTACTGTGGCTGAAACTCCGGTGACGCAGCCCGCTGCACCAGAGGCGCAAGCTGTCGACGCGCCTGCAAGCCAGCCAACGTCAACGACTTCTACCGAAGTTGCCCAACCTGCAACGCCGGCAATCGCGAGCGCCGAAACCCCCGCAGTTGCCCAGGCCCCAGCCGTGGAAGCCGAGGCGGCGCCGGCCATTCCAACCATGGTGGCCGTCTCCATGGGTGGTGCCGATGCCCAGCGCTTTGCCGCCGGCAAGGCCATCATCCGGCGTGGCGACAATCTCTGGACCATCGCCCGCCGCGTCTATGGCACGGGCATGAAGTTCACCACTATCTACGAGGCCAACACCGGCCAGATTCGCGACCCGGATCGGATCTATCCCGGTCAGGTGTTCAACCTGCCCACGGAATGA
- the cimA gene encoding citramalate synthase has product MSRERLYLFDTTLRDGAQTAGIEFSLEDKIAIIDLLEQLGVDYIEGGYPGANPVDTAFFEKGRTRKATFTAFGMTKRAGRSAANDPGVQGLVNSAADATCFVAKAWDYQVELALGSTTDEHLEGIADTVRNAAAAGKEVLIDLEHFFDGFKANPEYALTCITTALNAGARWVVLCDTNGGTMPSEVREIVGKVLKFAPGDRLGIHPHDDTGQAVANALAAVEAGVRQVQGTLNGLGERCGNTNLITLIPTLVLKPFYAQRFETGITADHLERLTHISRAFDDRLNRAPARQAPYVGASAFATKAGIHASALLKDFSTYEHVPPESVGNERSIMVSQQAGKSNLLTALARHNIALEKDDPRLEKLLATVKEREARGYSYDGADASFAVLARRVLGTLPNFFDVEHYRAMVERRHNAQGEEITVTEAVVKLRVQGELLMSVAEGNGPVNALDLALRKDLGVYSSRIEDLELVDFKVRILDGGTGAVTRVLVESRDGSGERWVTIGVSPNIIDASFEALYESITYKLLKTEAAQDSTRGEQHQPARIAG; this is encoded by the coding sequence ATGTCCCGAGAACGCCTCTATCTTTTCGACACGACCCTGCGCGACGGAGCGCAGACGGCCGGCATCGAATTCTCGCTCGAGGACAAGATCGCCATTATTGACCTGCTCGAGCAATTGGGCGTCGACTATATCGAGGGCGGCTATCCCGGCGCCAATCCGGTCGATACGGCCTTTTTCGAGAAGGGCCGCACCCGCAAGGCGACCTTCACTGCCTTCGGCATGACCAAGCGGGCAGGGCGCTCTGCCGCCAATGACCCCGGCGTGCAGGGCCTCGTCAATTCCGCCGCCGATGCCACCTGCTTTGTCGCCAAGGCCTGGGACTATCAGGTCGAGCTCGCGCTCGGCTCCACAACCGACGAGCATCTCGAAGGCATCGCCGACACGGTCCGCAATGCCGCCGCCGCCGGCAAGGAAGTGCTCATCGACCTCGAGCACTTCTTCGACGGCTTCAAGGCCAACCCGGAATATGCGCTGACCTGCATCACCACCGCGCTCAATGCCGGCGCCCGCTGGGTCGTGCTCTGCGACACCAATGGCGGCACCATGCCGTCCGAAGTCCGTGAGATTGTCGGAAAAGTGCTGAAATTCGCCCCCGGCGATCGTCTCGGCATCCATCCGCACGACGACACCGGCCAGGCCGTTGCCAATGCACTCGCCGCCGTCGAGGCCGGCGTGCGTCAGGTGCAGGGCACGCTCAACGGTCTGGGCGAACGCTGCGGCAATACCAATCTCATCACGCTGATCCCGACGCTGGTTCTGAAACCCTTTTATGCCCAGCGCTTTGAAACCGGCATCACCGCGGACCATCTCGAACGCCTGACCCATATCTCGCGCGCCTTCGATGATCGCCTCAATCGCGCCCCGGCGCGCCAGGCGCCCTATGTCGGCGCCTCGGCCTTCGCCACCAAGGCCGGCATCCACGCCTCGGCGCTGCTCAAGGATTTTTCCACCTATGAGCATGTGCCGCCCGAAAGCGTCGGCAATGAACGCTCCATCATGGTCAGCCAGCAGGCCGGCAAGTCCAATCTGCTGACCGCTCTCGCCCGTCACAATATCGCACTCGAAAAAGACGATCCGCGCCTCGAAAAGCTCCTCGCCACTGTGAAAGAGCGCGAAGCCCGCGGCTATTCCTATGATGGCGCCGATGCGTCCTTTGCCGTTCTGGCCCGCCGCGTCCTCGGCACGCTGCCGAATTTCTTCGACGTCGAGCACTACCGTGCCATGGTCGAGCGCCGCCACAACGCCCAGGGCGAGGAGATCACCGTCACCGAGGCGGTCGTAAAACTCCGCGTTCAGGGCGAGCTGCTGATGTCGGTCGCCGAGGGCAACGGCCCGGTCAACGCCCTCGACCTCGCCTTGCGAAAAGATCTAGGCGTCTATTCGTCCCGCATCGAGGATCTCGAACTGGTCGACTTCAAGGTGCGTATCCTCGACGGCGGCACGGGCGCGGTCACCCGTGTGCTGGTTGAAAGTCGCGATGGCAGCGGCGAACGCTGGGTCACCATCGGGGTTTCGCCCAATATCATTGATGCCTCGTTTGAAGCTCTGTATGAATCAATCACATACAAGCTGTTGAAGACTGAAGCGGCGCAGGATTCGACACGAGGGGAACAGCATCAACCGGCGCGGATTGCCGGCTGA
- a CDS encoding GFA family protein, with the protein MRRYAIEVSGGCQCGAVRYHATEMLDNAHICHCRMCQKAVGNIFAALVAAPREAITWTRGEPARFRSSDHVDRGFCRDCGTPLFYEDVSGDRVNFTIGSLDHPENFPPGAITGNEARVPWFTTLLSIEDGGATEQPDRRDWWSAIQSTNNQHPDHDTSVWPPHKQD; encoded by the coding sequence ATGCGCCGCTATGCCATCGAAGTCAGCGGTGGCTGCCAATGTGGCGCGGTGCGCTACCACGCCACCGAAATGCTGGATAATGCCCACATCTGCCATTGCCGAATGTGCCAGAAGGCGGTTGGCAACATCTTTGCCGCTCTGGTGGCGGCGCCGCGCGAGGCCATCACCTGGACCCGCGGCGAACCCGCCCGTTTCCGAAGCTCGGACCACGTTGATCGCGGCTTTTGCCGGGATTGCGGAACGCCGCTCTTTTACGAAGACGTCTCCGGCGACCGCGTAAACTTCACCATCGGTTCGCTCGACCACCCGGAAAACTTCCCGCCGGGCGCCATTACCGGCAATGAGGCCCGTGTGCCCTGGTTCACGACGCTTCTCAGCATTGAAGACGGCGGCGCCACCGAACAGCCCGATCGCAGGGATTGGTGGAGCGCCATCCAGTCCACAAACAACCAGCATCCGGACCACGACACCTCTGTCTGGCCCCCGCACAAGCAAGACTAG
- a CDS encoding GFA family protein, whose protein sequence is MPQADAHTGGCQCGAVRFRVTRLGRPSICHCRMCQKAFGGFFGPLVTAHNAVWTRGQPKWFQSSNAARRAFCGECGTPLAYETRFGLELAIGTFDDPAVAAPEIQVNPTDKLPFFDGLTSLPVRAEVGDEWRDFMAGIHSNQHPDHDTEDWPPTQGDE, encoded by the coding sequence ATGCCCCAGGCTGACGCACATACCGGTGGCTGCCAGTGCGGCGCCGTGCGTTTCAGGGTGACCCGTCTGGGTCGCCCGTCCATCTGTCATTGCCGCATGTGCCAGAAGGCTTTCGGCGGCTTTTTCGGCCCGCTGGTGACCGCGCATAATGCGGTCTGGACCCGCGGCCAGCCAAAATGGTTCCAGAGCTCCAACGCCGCCCGCCGCGCCTTCTGCGGCGAGTGTGGCACCCCGCTCGCCTATGAAACGCGCTTCGGGCTGGAACTGGCCATCGGTACCTTCGATGATCCCGCCGTCGCCGCCCCCGAAATCCAGGTAAACCCCACCGACAAGCTGCCCTTTTTTGATGGCCTCACCAGCCTGCCGGTCCGCGCCGAGGTCGGCGACGAATGGCGCGACTTCATGGCCGGAATCCACTCCAACCAGCATCCGGACCACGACACCGAGGACTGGCCGCCCACGCAGGGAGACGAGTGA
- a CDS encoding VOC family protein yields the protein MLDHVGILVADWAKSKAFYDAAFAALGYRLLAEIPVEHTGGVNVGGYGRDKPDFWLTESTDTGPGRHYAFVAANHAEVDAFYAAAMANGGRDNGGPGPRPHYHAHYYGAFVIDPDGNNVEAVCHAPG from the coding sequence ATGCTTGATCACGTTGGAATTCTTGTCGCGGACTGGGCCAAGTCGAAGGCCTTCTACGATGCTGCCTTTGCAGCCTTGGGCTATCGCCTTCTTGCGGAAATCCCGGTTGAACACACCGGTGGCGTCAACGTCGGCGGCTATGGCCGAGACAAGCCTGATTTCTGGCTGACCGAAAGCACGGACACCGGTCCCGGCCGTCACTATGCCTTCGTAGCCGCCAACCACGCCGAGGTCGACGCCTTCTATGCCGCTGCCATGGCCAATGGCGGTCGGGATAATGGCGGCCCCGGACCGCGCCCGCATTATCACGCGCACTATTACGGCGCCTTCGTGATCGATCCCGACGGAAACAATGTGGAGGCCGTGTGCCATGCCCCAGGCTGA